Proteins encoded together in one Streptomyces sp. B1I3 window:
- a CDS encoding 5-formyltetrahydrofolate cyclo-ligase yields the protein MSRKTLLRRELLAARRLLTSQDVTDAAELLASCAAALPELIGARTVAAYVSVGREPGTHALLDLLRARGVRVLLPVLLADNDLDWAAYRGAGHLVPAGRGLLEPDGDRLGPDAVLDADVVLLPGLAVDRRGMRLGRGGGSYDRVLARLSAAGARPALAVLLYDDEVVAQVPEEPHDHPVDAVITPVRALRFTR from the coding sequence ATGTCCCGAAAGACCCTCCTACGGCGCGAACTGCTGGCCGCCCGCCGTCTCCTGACCTCCCAGGACGTGACGGACGCCGCCGAGCTCCTCGCCTCCTGCGCCGCCGCCCTCCCCGAGCTCATTGGCGCCCGGACGGTGGCGGCGTACGTCTCCGTAGGGCGCGAGCCGGGCACGCACGCGCTCCTGGACCTCCTGCGCGCCCGGGGTGTGCGGGTGCTGCTGCCGGTGCTCCTGGCGGACAACGACCTGGACTGGGCGGCGTACCGGGGTGCCGGTCACCTCGTGCCCGCCGGGCGGGGCCTGCTGGAGCCGGACGGCGACCGCCTCGGTCCTGACGCGGTCCTCGACGCGGACGTGGTCCTGCTGCCCGGACTCGCCGTGGACCGGCGCGGCATGCGGCTCGGCCGCGGCGGGGGCAGCTACGACAGGGTGCTGGCCCGGCTGTCGGCGGCCGGGGCCCGTCCCGCCCTGGCCGTCCTGCTGTACGACGACGAGGTGGTCGCGCAGGTCCCGGAGGAACCGCACGACCACCCCGTGGACGCCGTGATCACGCCGGTGCGGGCGCTGCGCTTCACGCGCTGA
- the galU gene encoding UTP--glucose-1-phosphate uridylyltransferase GalU: MTQSRPRISKAVIPAAGLGTRFLPATKATPKEMLPVVDKPAIQYVVEEAVTAGLSDVLMITGRNKRPLEDHFDRNYELESALTRKGDDERLSKVQESSDLATMHYVRQGDPRGLGHAVLCAAPHVGDQPFAVLLGDDLIDPRDPLLARMVEIQEREGGSVIALMEVDPAQIHMYGCAATEATTDSDVVRVTGLVEKPDPADAPSNLAIIGRYVLDPAVFDILRRTEPGRGGEIQLTDALQLLAEDEKIGGPVHGVVFKGRRYDTGDRGDYLRAIVRLACEREDLGPDFRTWLRSYVTEEL; the protein is encoded by the coding sequence ATGACTCAGTCGCGCCCCAGGATCAGCAAAGCTGTCATCCCAGCTGCAGGTCTTGGCACCCGGTTCCTGCCGGCGACCAAGGCCACTCCCAAGGAGATGCTGCCTGTCGTCGACAAGCCCGCCATCCAGTATGTCGTCGAAGAGGCGGTCACCGCAGGCCTCTCCGACGTGCTGATGATCACCGGTCGCAACAAGCGTCCCCTGGAGGACCACTTCGACCGGAATTACGAGCTGGAGTCGGCACTGACCCGCAAGGGGGACGACGAGCGCCTCTCCAAAGTCCAGGAGTCGAGCGACCTGGCCACCATGCACTACGTCCGCCAGGGCGACCCGCGAGGCCTGGGCCACGCTGTCCTGTGCGCGGCGCCGCACGTGGGCGACCAGCCCTTCGCCGTCCTCCTCGGCGACGACCTGATCGACCCGCGCGACCCCCTGCTCGCACGGATGGTCGAGATCCAGGAGCGCGAGGGCGGCAGCGTCATCGCCCTCATGGAGGTCGACCCGGCACAGATCCACATGTACGGCTGCGCGGCCACCGAGGCCACGACGGACAGCGACGTCGTACGCGTCACGGGGCTGGTGGAGAAGCCCGACCCGGCCGACGCGCCCAGCAACCTCGCCATCATCGGCCGTTACGTCCTGGACCCCGCGGTCTTCGACATACTGCGCCGGACCGAGCCCGGCCGCGGCGGCGAGATCCAGCTCACCGACGCGCTGCAACTGCTGGCCGAGGACGAGAAGATCGGCGGCCCTGTGCACGGCGTCGTCTTCAAGGGCCGCCGCTATGACACCGGGGACCGCGGAGACTATCTGCGTGCCATTGTCAGACTCGCGTGCGAACGTGAGGATCTGGGCCCGGACTTCCGGACCTGGCTGCGCAGTTACGTCACCGAGGAGTTGTAA
- the glp gene encoding gephyrin-like molybdotransferase Glp, translating to MSGTIWSVDEHLDDILAAVRPLEPIELQLPDAQGCVLVEDVVVEVALPPFDNSSMDGYAVRVSDLEGADEEFPAVLTVIGDVAAGDGGLPDGRSVGPGEAARIMTGAPLPAGAEAVVPVEWTDGGTGGGPAAAMRAHSEAPEGASGEVRVHRPVQARAHVRARGSDVRPGDLALRAGAVVGPAQIGLLAAIGRSTVKVRPRPRVVVVSTGSELVQPGEALTGGRIYDSNSFALTAAARDAGAIAYRVPAVADDAATLRATIEDQLIRADIVVTTGGVSVGAYDVVKEALSYVGDEDEPGSGIQFRKLAMQPGKPQGFGSIGPDHTPLLALPGNPVSSYVSFELFVRPAIRALMGLPDVHRPTVRAGLSIDKALASPAGKRQFLRGTYDAEAGTVTPVGGAGSHLIAALAQADALIVLPEDVTSAEPGTETEVILLR from the coding sequence TTGAGCGGCACGATCTGGTCGGTTGACGAGCACCTGGACGACATCCTCGCGGCGGTGAGACCACTCGAGCCGATCGAGCTGCAACTGCCCGATGCCCAGGGCTGCGTCCTCGTCGAGGACGTCGTGGTGGAGGTCGCCCTTCCGCCCTTCGACAACAGCTCGATGGACGGGTACGCCGTCCGGGTCTCCGATCTCGAGGGCGCCGACGAGGAGTTCCCCGCCGTGCTCACCGTCATCGGTGACGTTGCGGCGGGCGACGGAGGGCTGCCCGACGGCCGCTCCGTCGGCCCGGGCGAGGCGGCCCGCATCATGACCGGTGCCCCGCTGCCCGCAGGGGCCGAGGCGGTCGTCCCGGTCGAGTGGACCGACGGCGGCACGGGCGGTGGCCCGGCAGCGGCCATGCGGGCCCACAGCGAAGCGCCGGAAGGCGCGAGCGGAGAGGTCCGCGTCCACCGCCCCGTGCAGGCCCGCGCCCATGTCCGGGCGCGGGGCAGCGACGTGCGGCCCGGAGACCTGGCGCTCCGCGCGGGCGCCGTCGTCGGTCCGGCGCAGATCGGGCTCCTCGCCGCCATCGGGCGCTCCACGGTGAAGGTGCGGCCCCGTCCGCGGGTCGTCGTGGTCTCGACCGGCAGTGAGCTGGTCCAGCCGGGCGAGGCGCTGACCGGCGGCCGGATCTACGACTCCAACAGCTTCGCGCTGACGGCCGCGGCGCGCGACGCCGGGGCCATCGCCTACCGTGTCCCCGCCGTCGCCGACGACGCGGCCACGCTGCGCGCCACGATCGAGGACCAGCTCATCCGTGCCGACATTGTCGTCACCACCGGTGGCGTGAGCGTCGGCGCGTACGACGTGGTCAAGGAGGCCCTCTCCTACGTCGGCGACGAGGACGAGCCGGGCAGCGGCATCCAGTTCCGGAAGCTGGCCATGCAGCCGGGCAAACCGCAGGGCTTCGGATCGATCGGCCCCGACCACACGCCGCTGCTGGCACTGCCCGGCAATCCGGTCTCCTCGTACGTCTCCTTCGAGTTGTTCGTACGGCCGGCGATCCGGGCCCTGATGGGTCTCCCGGACGTCCACCGGCCGACGGTCCGGGCCGGGCTGAGCATCGACAAGGCCCTCGCCTCGCCAGCCGGCAAACGCCAGTTCCTGCGGGGCACCTACGACGCCGAGGCGGGCACCGTCACTCCGGTCGGCGGCGCCGGATCGCATCTGATCGCCGCCCTCGCGCAGGCGGACGCGCTGATCGTGCTGCCCGAGGACGTCACCTCCGCCGAGCCCGGCACGGAGACCGAGGTGATCCTCCTCCGCTGA
- the moaC gene encoding cyclic pyranopterin monophosphate synthase MoaC, whose translation MSTQNRLTHIDEAGAARMVDVSQKDVTARVARASGRVLVSPRVVELLRGEGVPKGDALATARIAGIMGAKRTPDLIPLCHPLAVSGVKVDLSVADDAVEILATVKTTDRTGVEMEALTAVSVAALTVIDMIKAVDKSAVITDVRVEAKSGGKSGDYRRPAPEGADA comes from the coding sequence TTGAGTACGCAGAACAGACTGACGCACATCGACGAGGCGGGCGCGGCCCGCATGGTCGATGTGTCGCAGAAGGACGTCACGGCACGCGTCGCCCGGGCGAGCGGCAGGGTTCTGGTGTCGCCGCGTGTCGTCGAGCTCCTCAGGGGCGAGGGCGTCCCCAAGGGTGACGCGCTGGCCACCGCGAGGATCGCCGGGATCATGGGGGCCAAGCGCACCCCGGACCTCATCCCGCTCTGCCACCCGCTCGCCGTGTCCGGCGTGAAGGTCGATCTGAGCGTCGCCGACGACGCGGTGGAGATCCTGGCCACCGTGAAGACCACGGACCGTACGGGTGTCGAGATGGAGGCCCTGACCGCCGTCTCGGTCGCCGCGCTCACGGTGATCGACATGATCAAGGCGGTCGACAAGAGCGCCGTGATCACGGACGTCCGGGTCGAGGCGAAGTCGGGCGGCAAGTCCGGTGACTACCGGCGTCCCGCGCCGGAGGGGGCGGACGCATGA
- a CDS encoding molybdenum cofactor biosynthesis protein B, producing MSTPATDARGDGGPTRSALVVTASNRASAGVYADRGGPIIAEALTNLGFAVDGPQVVPDGDPVEAALRAGAAAGYDVIVTTGGTGISPTDRTPEATRGVLDREIPGIAEAIRAEGRDKVPTAALSRGLAGVANGTLIVNLPGSTGGVRDGLAVLSRLLVHAVDQLRGGDHPRPGSPS from the coding sequence ATGAGCACGCCGGCCACGGATGCGCGGGGGGACGGCGGGCCCACCCGCTCCGCCCTCGTCGTGACCGCCTCGAACCGCGCGTCGGCCGGTGTCTACGCGGACCGGGGCGGCCCGATCATCGCCGAGGCACTCACGAACCTCGGGTTCGCCGTCGACGGCCCGCAGGTCGTTCCCGACGGCGACCCCGTGGAGGCCGCTCTGCGGGCGGGTGCGGCGGCCGGCTACGACGTGATCGTCACCACCGGCGGTACGGGCATCTCACCCACCGACCGCACCCCCGAGGCCACGCGCGGCGTCCTGGACCGGGAGATCCCGGGCATCGCCGAGGCGATCCGTGCCGAGGGCCGGGACAAGGTGCCCACCGCCGCGCTCTCCCGCGGCCTCGCGGGTGTCGCGAACGGCACGCTCATCGTGAATCTGCCCGGGTCCACCGGCGGTGTCCGCGACGGTCTGGCCGTCCTGAGCAGGCTTCTGGTGCACGCCGTCGACCAGCTTCGCGGCGGCGACCACCCCCGACCGGGGAGCCCGAGCTGA
- a CDS encoding GNAT family N-acetyltransferase has translation MTLTDGEITLRPIKLRDQREWREVNRRNRDWLRPWEATVPPPAPGGPVAQRPTYRQMVRHLRAEANAGRMLPFAIEYEGRLVGQLTVAGITWGSMCSGHVGYWVDRSVAGRGVVPTAVALAVDHCFGTVGLHRIEVCIRPENAPSRRVVEKLGFREEGLRPRYLHIDGAWRDHLIFALTAEEVPDSLLRRWRRVRPGAPHPPGEMK, from the coding sequence GTGACCCTGACGGACGGCGAGATCACTCTCCGTCCGATAAAGCTGCGGGACCAGCGCGAGTGGCGTGAGGTCAACCGGCGCAACCGCGACTGGCTCCGGCCCTGGGAGGCGACCGTCCCGCCGCCCGCCCCCGGCGGTCCGGTCGCCCAGCGTCCCACCTACCGGCAGATGGTCAGGCACCTGCGTGCCGAGGCGAACGCGGGCCGGATGCTGCCCTTCGCCATCGAGTACGAGGGGCGTCTCGTCGGGCAGTTGACGGTTGCCGGGATCACCTGGGGTTCGATGTGCTCGGGCCATGTCGGCTACTGGGTCGACCGGAGTGTGGCGGGCCGCGGGGTCGTGCCCACCGCGGTGGCGCTGGCCGTCGACCACTGTTTCGGCACGGTCGGGCTGCACCGGATCGAGGTGTGCATTCGGCCCGAGAACGCCCCCAGCCGGAGGGTCGTGGAGAAACTCGGATTCCGGGAGGAAGGGCTTCGCCCGCGCTATCTGCACATCGACGGTGCGTGGCGCGACCACCTGATCTTCGCCCTCACGGCGGAGGAAGTGCCGGACAGCCTTCTGCGGCGTTGGCGCAGAGTACGGCCGGGTGCGCCGCACCCGCCCGGAGAAATGAAATAA
- the glpR gene encoding gephyrin-like molybdotransferase receptor GlpR, producing MPPCKPLYGVSVSSSGLIYAVIVGAWAAYLVPMWLRRQDELNEARPTERFSTAIRLLSGRAAMERRYAKELQERGAEEASADVDPDAVTDRWESVDVRAFAAPQAHTEARLRDPAHERPGAELPPAQSPRPAPVRRSRVPGAETERERRARRSQVLARRRRTTTVLFLAFTLGAVVAAVGGLRFLWAPAVPAVLLSAYIVHLRSQERRRFVFTMDRRRAEDAAQRLRENRPRRHQPAATAPAEPDEEPEAPVPTPTVSPQEAGRRALVEQTDHAEWVDQQRERGPAQGDSWEPVPVPLPTYVTAPVAPRATGGVEVGDPETWSAARSSAAEPTQTGTSHPVAPDADPAPRRRANQPRRTRDRGRTPLFDQYDDEDRPRAANE from the coding sequence ATGCCGCCGTGCAAACCCCTCTACGGTGTGAGCGTGAGCAGCAGCGGCCTCATCTACGCAGTCATCGTCGGGGCCTGGGCCGCCTACCTGGTGCCGATGTGGCTCCGAAGGCAGGACGAGCTCAACGAGGCCCGTCCGACGGAACGCTTCAGCACCGCCATCCGGCTGCTGTCCGGACGGGCGGCCATGGAGCGCCGATACGCCAAGGAGTTGCAGGAGCGCGGTGCCGAGGAGGCGTCCGCCGACGTGGACCCGGATGCAGTCACGGACCGATGGGAGTCCGTGGACGTCCGGGCCTTCGCCGCGCCCCAGGCGCATACGGAAGCCCGGTTGCGCGATCCGGCGCACGAACGCCCGGGTGCGGAGCTTCCTCCGGCGCAGTCACCACGCCCCGCGCCTGTCAGGCGCTCGCGCGTGCCAGGCGCGGAGACGGAGCGCGAGCGCCGCGCCCGGCGCTCCCAGGTCCTGGCGCGCCGCCGGCGTACGACGACCGTCCTTTTCCTGGCGTTCACGCTGGGTGCGGTCGTCGCGGCGGTCGGCGGACTGCGTTTCCTGTGGGCGCCTGCCGTGCCCGCCGTGCTGCTGAGCGCGTACATCGTGCACCTGCGGTCGCAGGAACGGCGTCGCTTCGTGTTCACCATGGACCGGCGCCGGGCGGAGGACGCCGCGCAGCGGCTCCGTGAGAACCGCCCCCGACGGCACCAGCCCGCCGCGACGGCTCCCGCCGAGCCCGACGAGGAGCCCGAAGCGCCGGTCCCCACGCCCACGGTCTCCCCGCAGGAGGCCGGCCGCCGGGCGCTCGTCGAGCAGACGGACCACGCCGAGTGGGTCGACCAGCAGCGCGAACGCGGCCCGGCCCAGGGCGACAGCTGGGAACCGGTCCCGGTTCCGCTGCCGACCTACGTCACCGCACCCGTCGCCCCGCGCGCCACGGGCGGGGTGGAGGTCGGTGATCCGGAGACCTGGAGCGCGGCCCGCTCCAGCGCGGCCGAGCCCACCCAGACGGGCACCTCGCACCCTGTCGCCCCCGACGCGGACCCGGCGCCACGCCGACGCGCCAACCAGCCCCGGCGCACCCGCGACCGAGGTCGCACCCCGCTCTTCGACCAGTACGACGACGAGGACCGGCCGCGCGCGGCCAACGAGTGA
- a CDS encoding flavoprotein: MGTATDGVERLRTGLVEPAIALGWQVAVTLTPSAGRWLRANGEWDRLEALTGLPVRDAPRLPAEPRPHPVADCYVVAPASANYVAKLATGIADNQALTQVSEALGTLGLPVVVFPRINTAHARHPAWEGHIETLRNAGVELVYGPDVWSLDEPRRGPADRELPWAAILGSAHRVPGN; the protein is encoded by the coding sequence CAACCGATGGAGTCGAGCGACTACGCACCGGACTGGTGGAGCCGGCCATCGCCCTCGGCTGGCAGGTGGCCGTGACCCTGACGCCGAGTGCCGGCCGCTGGCTGCGGGCAAACGGCGAGTGGGACCGACTGGAAGCACTGACCGGCCTGCCGGTGCGGGATGCGCCTCGCCTGCCGGCTGAGCCCCGCCCCCACCCGGTCGCCGACTGCTACGTGGTCGCCCCGGCAAGCGCGAACTACGTCGCCAAGCTCGCGACGGGGATCGCCGACAATCAAGCCCTGACGCAAGTGAGCGAGGCCTTGGGCACCCTCGGCCTCCCGGTCGTGGTGTTCCCGCGGATCAACACAGCACATGCGCGGCATCCGGCGTGGGAGGGACACATCGAGACCCTTCGGAACGCAGGCGTCGAGCTGGTGTACGGGCCTGACGTCTGGTCATTGGACGAACCGCGCCGGGGCCCCGCAGATCGAGAGCTTCCGTGGGCCGCGATCTTGGGGTCCGCGCACCGGGTACCGGGGAATTGA